The genomic window CGAGCAAGACCAGCACTAAGGCGGCTGCCCAAGCTAGCTGTTGTTGATTTTGGTAGGGCACGGTTGCAAAGGTGTAAATCAACATAGATAGAGTAGCTACGGGTTGCAGTAAACCTTGGCGGGGCTGGAACCAAAACTGACTGAACAGTGCTGTAAATAGCACAGGGGCTGTTTCGCCCGCGGCACGAGCAATGCTTAACATCAGGCCAGTGGTAATGCCAGGAAGGGCTGCTGGTAGTACGATTTGGAGTGAGGTTTGGAATTCGGTGGCTCCTAGAGCGATCGCTCCCCAACGGATTTCGTCGGGTACTGATCGCAACGATTCAGTTGCCGTGCGCACAATCATCGGCAGCATTAAAATTCCCAGGGCAATTCCCCCTGCCAGCACCGAAAACGTGCCTGTTCCCACAACCACGAGACCATAGGCAAACACCCCAATGACGATTGCAGGCACACCACTTAACACATCAGCACCAATGCTCACTACCCTCGCAAATGTGGTGTCACGGATGACTTCTGACAGGGCAATGGCTGCTAACACGCCGATCGGTGCACTGATGAGCGTAGCTAGACCCACAACCATGAGTGTGCCCACAATCGCATTGCCAATGCCGCCTCCAGGCACAAGTGGTGGTGGTGGCAGTGATGTCAGCAACTCTAGGCTAATGTGGGGTATGCCGTTGAGGATGACGTAACCTAGTACAGCCATCAGGGGAATGAGGGCTATCACAGTCGCCACCAGGGCCAAGCTAGTCAGGGTAGCAGAGAGTAACGATCGCACGGCGTAGCGCCACGACCATCCTATGCCCGTAGGGAAACCCGACTCACGACGGTTAACTGCCCAGAATGCTGCCAACCACGACTGCAAACGAGACTGTTTAGACAATTTAGGAGTATGCTGCGGATGAGCCGCTGGGGACAATGGCGCAGATTGTTGTTGTAGACCCAATCGAATCGCTTCTGCCAATCCATTCACGAGTAAGGTAATACCGAATAACACCAAGGTGGCGTACATCAACGCGGCAATCTGGTCATCCTTGGCAGCAGTAAACTGATTGGCCAACAAGGATGTAATTGTGGAGCCAGGAGCAAAGATAGAGGGAGAGATGATGTTGGCTTCACCAATTAGCATGGTCACGGCCATGGTTTCTCCCAGTGCCCGCCCTAATGCCAAGACAATGCCAGTCAGAATACCGGGAACTGCGATCGGCACAGTTACCCACATCAACACTTCCCAGCGAGTTGCCCCCACGCTATAGGCCGCCTGACGCACATCTGAGGGCACAGCCAATAGGGAATCTCTAGCAATCGCAGCCATGATAGGCAGGATCATGACTGCCAACACTAGACTGGCCACGTAGATGCCGGGACCCACAGGACTGGTGCTGAACCAAGGCAAAAATCCCAGACGCTCATGCACCCAGACCCCAAAG from Cyanobacteriota bacterium includes these protein-coding regions:
- the pstA gene encoding phosphate ABC transporter permease PstA, whose protein sequence is MDKAFRWVTCGLAGLIALVLLAIALQITVQAFPALQRFGLGFLLSTTWDPNRHLYGVLPQIYGTLITSLLALGLALPIALGVAIVLSENLLPRLLQTIISFLIELLAAIPSVVYGMWGWLILIPQIRPFGVWVHERLGFLPWFSTSPVGPGIYVASLVLAVMILPIMAAIARDSLLAVPSDVRQAAYSVGATRWEVLMWVTVPIAVPGILTGIVLALGRALGETMAVTMLIGEANIISPSIFAPGSTITSLLANQFTAAKDDQIAALMYATLVLFGITLLVNGLAEAIRLGLQQQSAPLSPAAHPQHTPKLSKQSRLQSWLAAFWAVNRRESGFPTGIGWSWRYAVRSLLSATLTSLALVATVIALIPLMAVLGYVILNGIPHISLELLTSLPPPPLVPGGGIGNAIVGTLMVVGLATLISAPIGVLAAIALSEVIRDTTFARVVSIGADVLSGVPAIVIGVFAYGLVVVGTGTFSVLAGGIALGILMLPMIVRTATESLRSVPDEIRWGAIALGATEFQTSLQIVLPAALPGITTGLMLSIARAAGETAPVLFTALFSQFWFQPRQGLLQPVATLSMLIYTFATVPYQNQQQLAWAAALVLVLLVLTTNIVSRLVVGRRSA